The sequence below is a genomic window from Cicer arietinum cultivar CDC Frontier isolate Library 1 chromosome 6, Cicar.CDCFrontier_v2.0, whole genome shotgun sequence.
TCAAGAATCACGACCAACCAACCACTGTTTTCACCAACATGTAATACAGAATcataaataactaataaaaaatttatttacacaaaaaaaaaaaaaaaaaaaaaaaaaggttaaataaaaaaaaactaaaaaaaaatttttttacaaaaaaaaaaaaaaaaaaaaaaaaacaggtaTTTTGAAGGTTATGTTATCCAATATGCTAATTAACGGAAACTTTTAACTTTTTGTCAATGTCCGTATAATATATACCATATAACTCTACTGGTTGAAGGGCAAATCATCACCAAAACCATTTCAATATTTGTAGATTTTCATATCTAAAACTAAGGGCCTATTTACTTCCTAAAaatgttttcaattttcatttttagtttaATGAATAAGCAGCATTCCTCTTACTACTACCAATAAACCATATGTCAATTTTCATTTTGACAATTGTATTCAGGTTGTGAGTAACAGTAGTGTTTTCAGAAACCGTGAAGAGAACTCAGCATTTTCAAAATAATGGCttggtttttttaaattcaCTATGAGAACAGCTGGACCAAGACAAACATGTTTTTACAGTTTAaactcattatttattttacaaatgaaAACAGGAAATGGCTAAAGTAAACAGAGCCTAATATTTGTATAAACCAGATCCACCTGCAACACCCATGTCTATTGCAATACATATTTGTTGGTAATTTAATGCAATGATGGATCTGTACAGATGTTATTGTAATGCACAACGAAATATCTAAGAAACAGTTTACCAGAGGATCAGCAGGTGCATTGTCCATTTTCTGAGCCACAATTTTACTTGTTACATTGTCTGAACAAGTTGCTTTGTATTCTGCAGTTGCCTCAATCTTGTCCCGTTCATCAAATAAAGACTCTACATCATTATTGCAACCTCTGTCTTTTCCTCCTGACTGTACACCAGACTCGTAGGGAATTGGCAAGGAGGACAAACCAGGGGGCGTAGGCTCATGTATGCTAAACCAACCATACCTTtaagtgagagagagagagagagagagagttacAACATATGATAGAAAATAAAACATGATAGAAAATGAACAGTATCATACTTCAACCGGAAAGTTGCAGGGCTTCCAACAGCAGTATACACAGCTGCGGCTGTAGTTTCGATGTCATTAATTGTCCACCTTTTGCAGTCAGATAAATTTCCCATTCTGCTGTATGGAAAAAGCAGGGGCTCCCCTTTGGCTATACTTGAACTTCCCCACTTCGTTTCAAGGTGTCTTAGAACTGAAGAAATCTTCTTTTTACCACTTAGTGTGAGTTCTAAGTATGGATTATGCCCATCctgaaaaagaaaatcaattaaGCATCCCAACTTAATGCATGCAAACTAGGACAGATGTTAAGTATACAATTTTGTCCAAATGCTTCATGTACTACATACTACCTTTTCAAGTCCTGTTCGAATTTCTTCATTTACTGGAAAAAGTTGTAACTTGATTTTTGCAGAAGAAATGAGTGTTTGTCCTGGACGATGTTCAAGCTCAAGCGCCTCTCTCATCTTCATAAGAAATGTATCTTCACGAGGATGTTCTGGGCACAATCTCACAGGTTCCTTAAATAGAAAATGCTGATTCTCTTTGTCAGTCAACAATTCCTCACTGCATCCTATAAAGAAAAAGGGTTTAACTATATTTAGTGAAGTGTATAGAAACAATGGAAAATGAATGTTAGTACAAATTTCATGAGTGTGTCGCCTCACCCAtgaaaaaaacatcatttctATAACAAGTTAACCAACATATAGACTTACTGAACCTACACTATTCAGTCTAAGCTAAATTATTTCTTCAAAGATGCAATTAATAAAATCAACACAAAAGGTAGATTGTCAAAAACAAGTCACCTCTTGCTTTGTGATccaatttatttgttttcttggAAGAATTTTTCACTCCAATAGATCCTTTCTTTAGACTGGTTTTTCCAGAAGCATTAAAAGTTTTGCTCTCTTGTGACCTCCCTGTTTTCATGATAGTTCAACCTTCCAGAGAGTGATAATCATAAAATGATCTGTTGTTATACTCTTAACAAAGAACAAAGTgaccagaagaaaaaaaaaaagcacaaaaacaacaaattagATGAATGTTTAAAGacaaaagagtaaaaaaaaatggctGGCAGAATATTCATCAAAGAAAAAACCCAGGTTCACTTTTAATACAAACTCACATGGTAtgacatcaaataaaaaactatcAAAAATCCCCGAAGTCCAGACATTTTCAGATTATATTCCCACAACGAAAGCTAAGTCAATTGTCAACCCACAAGAATTTTCTAGCATTGAAATTAAAACAGAGGCACCAATGTACAAAAGCAAAAATGATGGAAAATTGCACTACCTTCCCCTCAAATTGGTTTAAATGACACACAGCCCTTCTATCTTTGGAACAAACTCTCACTTCTCTTATTTGTTTAATCATGTGACACTCACCACCTCAGGAGTCAACAAcctaattaaacaaataaaggAGATAAACGTTTGTTTAAAAAATGGTGTGTTCTTCATTAAAGCAAACTTCAAGGAAAGTGAGTACAATTTCCCTAAATAAGAATTATGCATGAGCTAACAATTAGAATAGCAGATTTAAAATTTGCAAAAATCCTCTAAACTACCGGTCATGGAGAAAATCTACGATGAAAAACCCCCAATTTTACTCTGgtttactataattataaaaaaaataaaaaaaaatacattttccTTTTGGCCAGTATTCACTATTTACACTATTATCGAATATACCAAACTCGCAATAAGAGAAATCAAAATTACAAGATATGCAAATCTAATAGTCAATCCCACAGTCCAAATCACAATTTGAATCACAGTCATAAAACTCACAAACAATGCAGCACTAGCATCCTATATCAACTCGAAcgaaaccctaatttgacaattGTTACGTGATTCAAATTACGagaaattcaaaatcaaatcgCGTCAAAACCATAAGAAATGATTATGTTACAGGTAGAACAAAAAATCGGCACGGAAAATGGACGAAAGGAAGAACGGGTTGAAAGATATTGATACTTTGATACAGATGATGAACGTCGAAATCGgaaaaaagattaattaaatttaggaATAAATGATAaagaagtaaaaataaataaaaaataaaagaaggtGAATTGAGTGAGTTGGGGTTTGACAGAGGTTAGAACCTTGAGGAAGCACGAAACGGAGAGTGAATTGGAAAACGGAGAGCGAGAGAAAGGAGCGTGGATGGGGAATGAAGAGAAACAGTGTGCGGGCGCGGGAACGAATTAATGTTGAAATTTGTAAAAAGAGGGAAGCGAAAAAGAATGAAAGTGAGG
It includes:
- the LOC101508371 gene encoding TSL-kinase interacting protein 1 isoform X1: MKIRWGPSLSFFFASLFLQISTLIRSRARTLFLFIPHPRSFLSLSVFQFTLRFVLPQGRSQESKTFNASGKTSLKKGSIGVKNSSKKTNKLDHKARGCSEELLTDKENQHFLFKEPVRLCPEHPREDTFLMKMREALELEHRPGQTLISSAKIKLQLFPVNEEIRTGLEKDGHNPYLELTLSGKKKISSVLRHLETKWGSSSIAKGEPLLFPYSRMGNLSDCKRWTINDIETTAAAVYTAVGSPATFRLKYGWFSIHEPTPPGLSSLPIPYESGVQSGGKDRGCNNDVESLFDERDKIEATAEYKATCSDNVTSKIVAQKMDNAPADPLDNKLKQSCSLQQPWIDSLDNISIGGFLSEVSLLGKFDSKLFGSNATIQTSHLISDSLDAFITSRISQPPVSTPSAEALRTSILDAEETCHAFPLQKLSSRADVQTASGTVACSQDVSPNSLKLPCTEKVNDPDGLSQSTPSEKTQTDLLLSSRLYDDERSLGLTGISWNDSMGPFDLGMLAKKHIGGDSVGIGEFVK
- the LOC101508371 gene encoding TSL-kinase interacting protein 1 isoform X2 is translated as MKIRWGPSLSFFFASLFLQISTLIRSRARTLFLFIPHPRSFLSLSVFQFTLRFVLPQGCSEELLTDKENQHFLFKEPVRLCPEHPREDTFLMKMREALELEHRPGQTLISSAKIKLQLFPVNEEIRTGLEKDGHNPYLELTLSGKKKISSVLRHLETKWGSSSIAKGEPLLFPYSRMGNLSDCKRWTINDIETTAAAVYTAVGSPATFRLKYGWFSIHEPTPPGLSSLPIPYESGVQSGGKDRGCNNDVESLFDERDKIEATAEYKATCSDNVTSKIVAQKMDNAPADPLDNKLKQSCSLQQPWIDSLDNISIGGFLSEVSLLGKFDSKLFGSNATIQTSHLISDSLDAFITSRISQPPVSTPSAEALRTSILDAEETCHAFPLQKLSSRADVQTASGTVACSQDVSPNSLKLPCTEKVNDPDGLSQSTPSEKTQTDLLLSSRLYDDERSLGLTGISWNDSMGPFDLGMLAKKHIGGDSVGIGEFVK
- the LOC101508371 gene encoding TSL-kinase interacting protein 1 isoform X3; translated protein: MKTGRSQESKTFNASGKTSLKKGSIGVKNSSKKTNKLDHKARGCSEELLTDKENQHFLFKEPVRLCPEHPREDTFLMKMREALELEHRPGQTLISSAKIKLQLFPVNEEIRTGLEKDGHNPYLELTLSGKKKISSVLRHLETKWGSSSIAKGEPLLFPYSRMGNLSDCKRWTINDIETTAAAVYTAVGSPATFRLKYGWFSIHEPTPPGLSSLPIPYESGVQSGGKDRGCNNDVESLFDERDKIEATAEYKATCSDNVTSKIVAQKMDNAPADPLDNKLKQSCSLQQPWIDSLDNISIGGFLSEVSLLGKFDSKLFGSNATIQTSHLISDSLDAFITSRISQPPVSTPSAEALRTSILDAEETCHAFPLQKLSSRADVQTASGTVACSQDVSPNSLKLPCTEKVNDPDGLSQSTPSEKTQTDLLLSSRLYDDERSLGLTGISWNDSMGPFDLGMLAKKHIGGDSVGIGEFVK